One Streptomyces umbrinus genomic window, GACTGGGCGAAGCCCGCGATCGTCGCCTCGACCAGCGCGTTGGACAGCGAGTCCGACTCGACGACGGACGCCCATGCCTGGGCCTTGACCGCGGCGGAGGGCCGCGCCGCCAGGCACCGCACCTGATGCCGCTTGCCCGACGCCGTGTCGTCCCGTGCCAGCTCGGCCGCGATGACACCCTCGTCCGCGACCCCGTGCGCGGCGAGCGGCTCCAGGAACGCCCAGCGCAGCTCCTGGTCCACCTCAAGACCGTCGATCTTCGCCGTGCCCTCCAACAGGCCCTGGAGCAACTGGAGATCGGCCTCGCCCGACGCGACCGCCGCGAAGAACCGCGCCCACGTGAGCTGGTGCTGGCTGCCCGGCTCGGTCAGCCGCAGCTCGCGCAGCGCGCCCTCGGCCAGCAGCCGTCCGCCCTCGCCGCGCCACCCGGGCGCCGCGTAGTGGGTGAGCGCGGAGTTCGCCCACGCATGCAGCATCTGCAGCACACCGATGTCGGTCTCGCGGCCCGCGAAGCGCAGGACCAGGTCGATGAAGTCCCGGGCGGGCATGAGGGCGTCGCGGGTCAGGTTCCACAGCGCCGACCAGCACAGGGCGCGGGCCAGCGGGTCGGTGATGTCGCCGAGCCCGTCCCGCAGGGCCGCCAACGAGCCCTCGTCGAACCGGATCTTGCAGTACGTCAGGTCGTCGTCGTTCACGAGCACCAGGTCGGGAGCCTCCGTGCCCACCAGTTCCCCGACGACCGTGCGCGGACCCTCGACGTCGACCTCGGCGCGCGCGTACCGCTCCACCGCCCCTTCGGGCGAGCGTCGGTACAGGCCCACCGCCACCCGGTGCGGCCGCAGCTCGGGATGCGACTCGGCCGCCTCCTGGAGGATCGCCAGCTCGGTGACGCGCCCCTCCGCGCTCAGAATCACCTGCGGAGTAAGGGAGTTGACCCCGGCGGTCTGCAGCCAGGACCGCGACCAGGTGGCCATGTCGCGCCCGCTGGTCTCCTCCAGGACCGACAGCAGATCACCGAGCTGCGTGTTCCCGTACGCGTGCCGCTTGAAGTAGCGGCGGGCGCCCTCCAGGAACGCGTCCCGGCCGACGTAGGCGACCAACTGCTTGAGGACGGAAGCGCCCTTGGCGTACGTGATCCCGTCGAAGTTGAGCTTGGCGTCCTCCAGGTCACGGATGTCGGCCGTGATCGGGTGTGTGGAGGGAAGCTGGTCGGCGCGGTACGCCCAGGACTTGCGGTTGTTGGCGAAGGTGATCCAGCCGTTCGTGAAGCGGGTTGCCTCGACCATCGAGAACGAGCCCATGAAGTCCGCGAAGGACTCCTTCAGCCACAGGTCGTCCCACCACACCATGGTCACCAGGTCGCCGAACCACATGTGGGCCATCTCGTGCAGGATCACGTTCGCCCGGCGCTCGTACGACGCCTGCGTCACCCTGCCGCGGAAGATGAACTCCTCGCGGAAGGTGACGAGCCCCGGGTTCTCCATCGCGCCGAGGTTGTACTCCGGCACGAACGCCTGGTCGTACTTCCCGAACGGGTACGGGTAGTCGAAGTTGTCGTGGAAGAAGTCGAGCCCCTGCTTGGTGACGAGGAAGACGTCGTCCGAGTCGAAGTGCCGGGCTAGGCCCTTGCGGCACATCGCGCCGAGCGGGATCTCCAGACGCGTACCGTCGTCGAGCACCCGCTCGTAGGAGTCCGTCACATAGTGGTACGGGCCCGCGACGAACGCCGTGATGTACGTCGAGATGGGCTTGGTCTCAGCGAACTTCCATACCCCGTCGGCCAGTTCACCGACACCGTTGCTCCACACGACCCAGCCCTCGGGAGCCCGCACCTCGAACCGGAAGGGCGCCTTGAGGTCCGGCTGCTCGAAGTTCGCGAAGACCCGGCGGGAGTCGGCCGGCTCGTACTGCGTGTAGAGGTAGACCTCGCCGTCCTCCGGGTCGACGAAGCGGTGCATGCCCTCGCCGGTGCGGCTGTAGGCGCACTGGGCGTCGACGACGAGTTCGTTGTCCTCGGCGAGGTCCTCAAGGAGGATGCGCGAGCCGTCGAAGACCGCGCCCGGGTCGAGGTCCCTGCCGTTCAGCGAGACGGCGGTGACGCTCGGGGCGATCAGGTCCGCGAAGGTCGTGGCACCCGGCTCGACGCTGCGGAAGCGGATCGTCGTCACCGAGCGGAAGGTGCGCGGCCCGGCGTCCGTCCCACCCACCGCGGAGCGCAGGTCCAGGGACACCTCGTACCCCTCGACGGACAGCAGTGCGGCCCGCTCGCGGGCCTCGTCGCGGGACAGATTCTCACCGGGCACGGGCGGCACTCCCTCGTGGCGTAATGGATACGTGTCGGGTACGCGTCTGGGTACGCGTGAACAGCACCGATCCTGCCATGTGCCCCTGACCCCGGACACCCGGGAATGGCACAGGTGACCGGTTGCGTTGGGGCTGAAGGACACGACTGAGGACCCCCTGAGACCCGTACCGAGATCCGTACCGAGGAGAAGCATGTCCGAGCAGACCGCGCAGACCGCCGGCAAGACCCCCGTCGACTTCTGGTTCGACCCTCTCTGCCCCTGGGCGTGGATGACCTCGCGATGGGTCCTGGAGGTGGAGAAGGTCCGGGACATCGAGGTCCGCTGGCATCTGATGAGCCTCGCGGTACTGAACGAGCCCAAGCTGGACGAACTGCCCGAGGAGTACCGCGAGCTGCTCAGCACGAAGGCGTGGGGCCCCGTCCGCGTCGTCATCGCGGCCCAGGAGGAGCACGGCGCCGAGGTGCTCGGAGACCTCTACACCGCGCTCGGCACCCGCATCCACAACCAGGGTGAGGGCCCCGGCAAGGAGGTCGTCGCCGCCGCGCTGAAGGACGTCGGCCTGCCCGAGTCCCTTCTGGACCACTGGGACGACACCCCGTACGAGCCCCAGCTGCGCGCCTCCCACAAGGAGGGCATAGACAAGGTCGGCCAGGAGGTCGGCACCCCCGTGATCGCGGTCCCCGGCTCGGACGGCGGGCAGATCGCCTTCTTCGGCCCGGTCGTCACCCCGGCCCCCAAGGGCGACGAGGCCGGAAAGCTGTGGGACGGCACGCTGATGGTCGCCTCGATCCCGGGCTTCTACGAGATCAAGCGGACGCGGACCAAGGGCCCGGACTTCAGCAACCTCTGACCTGACCGGTACCCGGGGAGCCGGCAGCGGCGGGCTCGGCTCAGCTCTCGCCTCGGCTCAGCTCGGTTCGGGCAGGCGCAGAGGCTCCCTGAACGGCTTCTCTTTGAAGTACGTCCGCAGGTTGCGGCACTGCTTGCCCTCGTCGTTCAGGGGCGCCATGCACACCATGAACCCGTCCACGTTCTTCTCGCCCGTCTCCTTCATGAGCCAGGCCGCCTCCTGGGTTTCCAGGAAGCGGTGCTCTTCCTCAAGGCTCTTGCAGGTGAAGCAGCTTCGCTTGCGCATCCGGTAACCATCACCCGGAGCCCCCCGTACCGGAAGACCCCCGCGAGTCACGTCCTCGCGGGGGTCTTCCCTCTTTCCGCCTGCCCGCGAACGGTGAGAAGACGATCACGAGGCAGGGCGCTTCGGGCCGCCCCCCCGGGGGGCGGGTGAGGCAGGCTCAGGGGGCGAGCAGCAACACGTCCGCGCGGGACTTGGCGGCCTCGTAACGACGTGCCACGTCCTGCCAGTTGACGACCTGCCACATGGCGTCGATGAAGTCGACCTTCTGGTTCCTGTACTGGAGGTAGAAGGCGTGCTCCCAGGCGTCGAAGACCAGGATCGGCACCGAGCCCTGGCCGACGTTGCCCTGGTGGTCGTAGATCTGCTCGACGATCAGGCGCCCGCTGAGCGGCTCGTAGGCGAGTACGCCCCAGCCGGAGCCCTGGGTCGTCGCGGAGGCCTTGGTCAGCTGGGCCTTGAACGCGCCGAACGAACCGAACGACTCGGTGATCGCGTCGGCGAGCTCGCCCACACCGTCCGAGGCGAGGGGCTCACCGCCGCCCTCGCCCGTCATGTTGTGCCAGTAGATGCTGTGCAGGATGTGCCCGGAGAGGTGGAAGGCGAGGTTCTTCTCCAGCCCGTTGATCGAACCCCACGACTCCTTGTCCCGCGCCTCGGCGAGCTGGTCCAGGGTGTCGTTCGCCCCCTTCACGTACGCCGCGTGGTGCTTGTCGTGGTGCAGCTCGATGATCTCGGGGCTGATCACGGGGGCGAGCGCGGAGTAGTCGTACGGCAGCTCGGGAAGTGTGTAGACGGCCATGCCAGGTCCTCTCCGACCTCTTGTTGCAAGCTACTTGCAAGTGCACGCTAGCAGCAAGAGAGTGTGGGGGTGTGCGAGGGCACGCAAAAGGGCCCTCTCGCGAGGGCCCTCCGGTTGTTGCGTGGTCTTGCGGGTGCGGGTGCGGGTGCGGGTGCGTTGTGGCTGGTCGCGCCCACGCGGCGGAGCCGCAAATCGACACAGCCCCGCGCCCCTGAACGGGCTGCGCCCGTAACGGGTCGCGGCCCGCTCAGTCGCGTGCCCGCTGCCAGGCGTAGCCCGTCGCCGCCAGTGCCAGCGTCATCGCGCCCGTCGAGTACAGCTGGACCCGCGTGTCCGGTTCCCGGGCCATCAGGATGAAGATGGCGAGCATGCCCCCGAGGGCCACCCAGGTCAGGGCAGGGAAAGCCCACATGCGCACGGCCAGCTTCTCCGGGGCCTCGCGTTCCAGGGTGCGGCGGAGCCGGAGCTGGGAGACCGCGATGAAGATCCAGACGACCAGGATCACCGCGCCGATCATGTTCAGCAGCCAGGGGAAGACGTCGTCGGGGCGCCAGTAGCTCAGCAGGACGCAGGCGAAGCCGAAGACGGAGGAGGCGAGGACGGCGGTCCGCGGGACGCCTCCCGAGACCCGGCCGAGGGCCTTCGGTCCCTGCCCCCGCCGCACCAGCGAGTACGCGATGCGCGAGGAACCGTAGATGTTGGCGTTCATCGCCGAGAGCAGGGCGACCAGCACGACCACGTTCATGAGCCGGCCCGCGCCCGGGATGCCCAGGTGGTCGAGGGCGGCGACGTACGGGCCCTTCTCGACGACCGCCTTCGAGTCCCACGGGACGAGCGTGACGATGACCGCCATCGAGCCGATGTAGAAGAGCGCGATGCGCCACATCGCGGTGCGCACGGCGCTCGCGACACCCCGCACCGGGTCCTGCGACTCGGCCGCCGCGATGGTGACGGTCTCCAGACCGCCGTACGCGAAGACGGAGGCGAGCAGACCGATGACGAGCCCCTCGCTGCCGTTGGGCAGGAAGCCTCCCTCGCCGGTGAGGTTCGTGAGGCCGGGGGAGTCCGTGCCCGGCAGGACACCGGCGATCGCCAGCACACCGAGCACCAGGAACAGCGTGATCGCGCCCACCTTCAGCGCGGCGAACCAGAACTCGAACTCGCCGAAGTTCTTCACGGCGGCCAGGTTCGCGGCACAGAAGACGACCATGAAGAGGGCCACCCAGGCCCACTCCGGCGTGCCGGGCAGCCAGCCCGTCACGATCTTCGCGGCGCCGATGCCCTCCAGGCCGACGGCCGTGCAGAGCAGTACCCAGAACGACCAGCCGGCGGTGAACCCCGCCCACGGCCCCATCGCCCGCTCGGCGTGCGCCGAGAAGGAACCGGACGACGGATACGCGGCCGACATCTCGCCGAGCATCCGCATCACCAGCATGACGAGCAGACCGGAGACGGCATACGCGACGACGATCGACGGGCCGGCGGCCGCGATGCCGGCACCGGAGCCGACGAACAGGCCCGCGCCGATCACCCCGCCGAGGGCGATCATCGACAGATGGCGCTGCTTGAGGCCGTGCGAGAGAGAGACGTCCGCGTCGGAGGTGCCGGGAGTGCCGGGCGCGGGGTCGTGGGTGGTACGGGACATGGGTGCGGGCGGTCCCTTGTGTGCGAGGGCAAAAACGCCCACAGTCTGGGCGGCCCCTCCGCCCGCACGGAGAGGCCGCCCACTATGTGGACATACTCGACACGGAGTGCGAGATTCCGATTACGCGGCCGTCGGGTACGTGGCGACCGACGTGTAGTGCGAGGCGTCCCCCTGGATCGAGTAGCTCTCCTTGCCCTCGATGCCGACCGGCACGTCACCGGCGACCGTCACCCGGTTCAGACGGCGCGGCAGGCCGTCGTAGTTGTCGATGGCGTAGTGCTGGGTGATGCGGTTGTCGAAGAGGACGAGCTGGTTCGGGGACCAGCGGTGGCGCAGGACGTTCTCGGGCCGGGTGACGTACGCCTGGAGCAGGTCGAGGACCTTGCGGGACTCGCTCACCGACAGGCCGACGATCCGCTGTGCGAAGCCGCCGATGAACAGCCCGCGCTCACCGGTCAGCGGGTGGACGCGGACGACGGGGTGGGCGGTGCGGTACTTGATGGACGTGAACCGGGCGCGCTGGGCGGCCTGTTCCTCGTCCACCTCCTCCTCGGGGACGGCGTAGTCGTAGTCGTTGGTGTGCTCGGCCCACAGGGTGTCGGCGAGCAGCCGGAGCGGTTCGGGCAGGTTGCGGTAGGCGGCGGCCGAGCTGGCGATCAGCGTCTCGCCCCCGTACGGCGGGATCGTGATGCTGCGCAGGGTGCTGGCCTGCGGAGGGTTGAGGACGAAGGTGACGTCGGTGTGCCAGTTGTTGGCGGCCCGGCCGCGCTCGCTGTCGACGGGCAGCACGTTCGGGGCGCCCTCGACGGCGGGCACGGTCGGGTGGGCGGTGGTCAGGTCGCCGAAGTGACGGGCGAAGGCCTGCTGTCCCTCGTCGTCGAGGTGCACGTCGTCGAAGACCAGGGCCTTGTGGACGTTGAGGGCGTCGCGGAGGGCGGTGACGGTCTCCTGGTCGAGCGGCTCGGAGATGTCGACGCCGGATATCTGGGCGCCGATCCTCGCGGTGACCTTGCGGATCTCGATGTCGGACATGGGGTTCCTTTCGCTTTCGGAGCGGGCTCGGACTCGGGCTCAGACTCGGGCGAGCGCTGGGGCTGGGGCGGTGACGTACTGGTTGGCGGGGCGCGGGAGTCCGTATCTCTCGCGCAGGGTCTGCCGGGGGCCGTACTCCTCGCGGAGCAGACCGCGGGCGCGCAGGAGCGGGACGACGTGGTCGACGAAGGCGTCGAGGCCGGACGGCAGGACCGCGGGCATGATGTTGAAGCCGTCGGCGGCGCCGCTGGTGAACCACTGCTCGATGGCGTCGGCGACCTGCTCGGGCGTCCCGGCGAAGGTGAGGTGCCCGCGCCCGCCGCCGAGCCGTCCGATCAGCTGCCGCACGGTGAGGCGTTCGCGCCGGGCCAGCTCCACCACGAGCGTGTAGCGGCTCTTGGCGCCCTCGATGACGCTCTCCGGAGGCAGGTCGGAGGGAAGTTCGGCATCCAACTCCAGTGATCCCGGCGCCAGTTGCAGCAGGGCTTCCAGGCGGCCCACGCCGTGCGCGTACACGATGTGGTCCTCCAGGACCTGTTCCGCCGCGAGCGCCTCGCTCTCCGTCGAACCGATGACGGGGACGATGCCGGGCAGCACCTTGATGTGGTCGGGGTCGCGGCCGGCCGCCGCCGTACGGGACTTGAGGTCGGCGTAGAAGGCCTGCGCGTCCTCGATGGTCTGCTGGGCGGTGAACACCGCCTCCGCGTACCGGGCCGCGAACTCCTTGCCGTCCTCGGACGAGCCCGCCTGCACGAGGAGCGGGTAACCCTGCGGGGTGCGCGGCACGTTGAGGGCGCCCTCAACGCTGAAGTACCGGCCCTTGTGCCGGGCGGGGTGGACTCTCGTGTCGTCGCCCCAGACGCCGGCCACCTTGTCGGCGACGATCGCGTCGTCCTCCCAGCTGTCCCAGAGCTTCAGGGCCACGTCGAGGAACTCGGCGGCACGGGCGATGGGGGTCCCCCCGCTCGAGCGAAGTCGAGAGTGGGGGAGCTCGGCGTGCGCGGGTTCCGCGTCGAGACCGAAGTTGCGGGCGGCCTCGGCACCCGCCGTGGTGACGATGTTCCAGCCCGCCCGGCCGCCGCTGATGATGTCGAGCGAGGCGAACTTGCGGGCCAGGTTGTAGGGCGAGTTGTAGGAAGTGGAGGCGGTGGCGATCAGGCCGATGTGCTCGGTGGCCGTCGCCAGCGCGGTGAGCAGGGTGAGCGGCTCCAGGGCGCCGGCCGGCCGCTGGGCGAGGTTGCCCCACAGCTGCGGTCCGTCGGCGAGGAAGAGCGAGTCGAAGGTCCCGCGCTCGGCGATCCGGGCCAGGTGGACGTAGTGGCCGAGCTCCACATGGGCGTACGGATCGCTCTCCGGAAGCCGCCACGACGCCTCGTGGTGACCGGTGTTCATGAGGAAGGCGTTGAGGTGCAGTCTGCGCTCGGTCACTGGGGGTCCTCCGCGTGCTCGTGGTGCTGGGGGCGGTCGTCGGCCCTGTCGGTCCCGTCGGTCCCGTCGGTCCCGTGGTGGTCGTGGTGCTCCGTGACGCCGAGGGCGGTGAGGAGCCGCTCGCGGTACTCGCCGAGCAGCGGGTCGCGGTACGAGCGGGGGTGCGGGCGGTCGATGGTCAGGTCGAGGCCGATCCGGCCCTCGTCGAGCACGAGCACCCGGTCGGCCAGCACGATCGCCTCGTCCACGTCGTGGGTGACGAGCAGGACGGAGGGCCGGTGGCGCTCCCACAGCTCACGCAGCAGGGTGTGCATACGGATCCGGGTGAGCGCGTCCAGCGCACCGAACGGCTCGTCCGCCAGCAGGAGTTCGGGCTCGCGGACGAGGGAGCGGGCCAGGGCCGCGCGCTGTGCCTCGCCGCCGGACAGCTCGTTGGGCCAGGCCCGTTCGCGGCCCGCGAGACCCACCTCGGCGAGGGCGGCACGGCCCCGCCGCTCGGCCTCCTTGCCGTCGAGACCGAGCAGGACGTTGTCGAGGACGCGCTGCCAGGGCAGCAGCCGGGAGTCCTGGAAGACCACGGACACCCTTGACGGGGCCGTGAGTTGACCGCTTCCCGCCACCTCGTGGTCGAGTCCCGCGACCGCCCGCAGCAGCGTGCTCTTGCCGGAGCCGCTGTGCCCGAGCAGCGCGGTGAACTGTCCGGCGGGAAGGTCGAGGTCGATGCCGTCCAGGACCGTGTGTCCGTCGAACGACCTTGTCAGGCCTCGGAGTTGGACGGCGGGACGGGTCAGCTGCTCAGCGTGCGGCGCCATGACAGCACCCTCCGTTCGATCAGACGGACCGCGCTGTCGGAGATCAGGCCGAAGATGCCGTAGACGACCAGGCCGACGAGGATGACGTCCGTCTGGCCGTAGTTCTGGGCCTGGAACATCATGTAGCCGAGCCCGCTGGTGGCGTTGATCTGCTCCAGCACGACCAGGCCCAGCCAGGAGCCGGTCACTCCGAGCCGCAGCCCGACGAAGAAGCCGGGCAGCGCGCCCGGGATGACGATCCGCCGGATGAAGGCGTACCTCGACAGGCCCTGGACCTCCGCGAGTTCGACGAAGCGGCTGTCGATGCCGGACAGCGCGGCGTGCGTGTTCAGGTAGATCGGGATGTAGACGACGATCGCGATGATCGCGATCTTGAAGGTCTCGCCGATGCCCAGCCAGAGGATGAACAGCGGGATCAGACCGAGCGTCGGGATCGCCCGGTTGAGCTGCACCGATCCGTCGATCAGCGCCTCGCCGGTCCGGCTGAGCCCGGAAGCAAGCGCGAGGGCGATGCCCGCGGTCAGCCCGATCGCGAAACCGGAGCCGGCGCGTTGCAGTGAGGTCAGGATGTCGGTGGGCAGTGTGCCGTCGGTCCACAGATGGACGCCGGTCTCCAGCACCGTCCAGGGAGCCGGGATCGCACCCGGATCGAGCTGCCCGGCGGCGGAGGCCGCGGCCCACAGGGCGAGCAGCAGGGCCGGGCCGAGGAAGCGGGTGGCGGGCAGCCGCTTGCCGGGGGAGAGCCGGCGGCGCCTGCGGACCTGGGGATTTTCCACGGTGGCCGCGAGGGGCGTGGCGGCGGTCGTGGTTCCGGCAGCGGTCGTGGTCGTGGTCACGGCGCTCACCTCCGGTACTCCGCCGGTACGGACTTCGCCGCGATGCCCTCGAAGCGCCGGTCGAAGAGGGAGTCGACCTTGAACCCCTTCACGAAGCCGCCCTCGGCCAGCAGGTCGGCGGTCTCCTGCTCCCACTTCACCGCTTCGTCCCAACTCGGCGGGAACAGCGGCTTGTTGGCGAGCTCGGTGATCGAACGCGCCTGCGCGAGCGTGAGGTTCTGCGTCTTCACGTAGAACTCCTCGTTCCAGGCGTCGGGGTGCTCGTACGCCCACACCGCGCCCTTCGCCCAGCGCGGGATGTACGCGGCGACGGCGGCGGCCTTCGCGGGGTCGGCGAGCACGGAGGTCGGCGCCCACAGCAGGTTCAGCAGGTCCACGACGTCCGTGGTGATGACATGGGCGCCCTTGGACCCGTACTGCTTGAGATACGCGGGTGACTGGGCGTTGGCGAGCGGGGCGATGTCCACCTGGCCCGCCTGGAGCGCGGTGAGGAACTGGTTGCTGGTCAGCGGCACCAGATCGACGTCGTCGTAGGCCAGCCCGGCCTGCTTCAACGCCCGCAGCAGTACGACCCCCTGTGCCTGCCCCTGCGAGAAGGCGAGCTTCTTGCCCTTGAAGCCCTGGACGTCCTGGATGTCGCTGCCGGGCTTGGTGGCGAAGAGGTAGTTGGGCTTGCGGGTGACGTTGATCGCGACGATCTTCGCGTCGAAGCCCTGGTAGTGCGCCTGGATGGGCGGGATGCCCGCGTTGTTGCCGACGTCCAGGGACTGGGCACGGAAGGCGTTGATGACATCGGGCCCCGCGCCGAGGTTCGGCCAGTCGGCCACCTTGAACGGCAGGTCGGACAGGCCCGCGAGCTTGAACTGCAGCTGCTGGACGCCCTGGTAGGAGGCGATCTTCAGGCTCGTACCGGACGGGACCTTGTCCGCCAGCGGGGCGGACGTGGACCCCTTGACCCCGGTGTCGGCGGCACTGCTGCCCGCGCAGCCACTGAGCCCGGCCGCGGCGGCGGCCCCGAGCAGGGACGAGAGGAAGAGACGTCGGTCGGCACCGGAGGCGGACGGAGGTGGCATGGGAGGACTCCCTGAATTCATTGGGGCAGGCAGATCCGCGGCATTCCGGACAACTCCGGGCAGGGCGAAGCCGGGAACGCGGAAGGTGCGCAGGGGTGGGCACACGTGGAGGCACACGCGGAGGGCGTGGCGGTGGTGGCAGAGGACGCCGGCGGATCGGCGAAGAACGCGGACGGACCGGTGGGCGGAGAGCGCCCGTGGATCGTCGTCAGTGCGTCAACGCGTCAGCGGCAACAGGTCGACGCGTCAGCAACAGAAGGTGCGACAGCTCATGGGCACGATGCTCCTGGCCAGGCACAAGGCCTGTCAACATTCGGATTTTCTGAATTAAATCGGCCCCGGTGAGGAGCCCGAGGAACTGCTCGACGGCGTGCTGGACGGCATGCTCAGCGGATCCCGGTAGAGCACGTCCAGAGCCACCGAACCACCGGCCACGGCGAGCACGGAGTCCGGGAAGCTGGTCGGCACGACGGCCGCCGCCCGGTCAGGACCGACCTCCTCACGCAGCGCGGCGAGGCAGTCCTCCCGATGGACGGCGCCCATCTCCGTGACGACGACCGTGTCCGGGTTGAGCACGTCGAGCAGGAGCCCCGCCGCACGGCCGACCATCCGGGCGCGGTGCAGCAGCAGACGTACGGCGACGGGGTCGCCGTCGGCCGCGGCGGCGAGGATCTGCATGGGGTCGGAGGTCCGGACGACCCCGGCCTCGCGCGCCCTCCTGCACAGGGTCCGCTCGCTCAACTCGGCCTGCAGGCAGCCGGTCCGGCCGCAGTCGCAGCGTTCCGTGCCGCCCGCGAGCGGGAGATGGGCGATCGCGCCGGACTGGGAACGAGGGCCGTGGTGGACCTCGTCGTGGGTGGCGAAGGCGGCGTCCACGACGTTACCGACGAAGAGGTGCAGCAGGCTGCGGCCGCCACCGGCGGTCCGCCCGAAGAGCCGCTCTCCGTTGACCAGGGCCCGCGCGTGCCCGTCGACGTGCACGGGCAGGCCGGTGAGCGCGTGGATCACCTCGCGCGCGCGGACGTCCCGCCAGCCGAGGAGCGGGTGTTCGACGATGGTCCCGGAGTCCCGGTCCACCCAGCCGCCGGTGGCCACGCCGATACCGAGGGGGACCCGGCCGGGGGCGGCCGCGAGCAGGGCACGCAGCCCGGAGGCGGCGTCGGCCAGTACCGGGCCGGGGGCAGGGGGCGGGGCCTGTTGGCCGCTGTCCCCGCCCTCCTCCTCGTGGTTCAGGCGGCGTTCGGCGACGACACGGCCGCGCAGGTCCAGGAGGGCGACGGTCGTGTACGGCACCGCCACGTGCACGCCGCCGACCACGAACCGGGAGTCGTCCAGGTCGACCGGTACGTGGGGGCGGCCGACTCCGTTCGACCGCCGGAGTGTTGCGGCCTCCTGGATCAGGCCGAGTGCGGTGAGGCGGTTGCAGTGGTCGGTGACCGACGCCGGGGAGAGGCCGGTCAGCCGGGCGATGGTGCTGCGGGCGACCGGGCCGTGCGCCAGCACCGACCGCAGGATGGCGCTGGCGCTGGTACGCCGGCGGTCGCTGTCGACGGCTCGGCGGGTGGGAACGAGGAGGGGAGCGGGTGCGAGGGAGGAGAGAGGCATGGAGGACTTCCTCGGGAACTGTGTCCGACACTGCGCCGACGTCTGCTGTCTTGTCTCGTCTCGGCGAGCCGGATGAATCCCTCCGCGCCCGCCTCAGCGGTGGCGACAGGTGGCCGTGCCCTGGCGTCGCAGATCGACATAGCGACGCGACACGAAGTTCCTGGCTTGGGCGACCATGGGGTGAAGGGTAGGTGGTGGGTGCCCTGTCCGGCCAGGGGCGCTTTTCTTCG contains:
- a CDS encoding ABC transporter permease — translated: MSAVTTTTTAAGTTTAATPLAATVENPQVRRRRRLSPGKRLPATRFLGPALLLALWAAASAAGQLDPGAIPAPWTVLETGVHLWTDGTLPTDILTSLQRAGSGFAIGLTAGIALALASGLSRTGEALIDGSVQLNRAIPTLGLIPLFILWLGIGETFKIAIIAIVVYIPIYLNTHAALSGIDSRFVELAEVQGLSRYAFIRRIVIPGALPGFFVGLRLGVTGSWLGLVVLEQINATSGLGYMMFQAQNYGQTDVILVGLVVYGIFGLISDSAVRLIERRVLSWRRTLSS
- a CDS encoding ABC transporter substrate-binding protein — its product is MPPPSASGADRRLFLSSLLGAAAAAGLSGCAGSSAADTGVKGSTSAPLADKVPSGTSLKIASYQGVQQLQFKLAGLSDLPFKVADWPNLGAGPDVINAFRAQSLDVGNNAGIPPIQAHYQGFDAKIVAINVTRKPNYLFATKPGSDIQDVQGFKGKKLAFSQGQAQGVVLLRALKQAGLAYDDVDLVPLTSNQFLTALQAGQVDIAPLANAQSPAYLKQYGSKGAHVITTDVVDLLNLLWAPTSVLADPAKAAAVAAYIPRWAKGAVWAYEHPDAWNEEFYVKTQNLTLAQARSITELANKPLFPPSWDEAVKWEQETADLLAEGGFVKGFKVDSLFDRRFEGIAAKSVPAEYRR
- a CDS encoding ROK family transcriptional regulator, with amino-acid sequence MPLSSLAPAPLLVPTRRAVDSDRRRTSASAILRSVLAHGPVARSTIARLTGLSPASVTDHCNRLTALGLIQEAATLRRSNGVGRPHVPVDLDDSRFVVGGVHVAVPYTTVALLDLRGRVVAERRLNHEEEGGDSGQQAPPPAPGPVLADAASGLRALLAAAPGRVPLGIGVATGGWVDRDSGTIVEHPLLGWRDVRAREVIHALTGLPVHVDGHARALVNGERLFGRTAGGGRSLLHLFVGNVVDAAFATHDEVHHGPRSQSGAIAHLPLAGGTERCDCGRTGCLQAELSERTLCRRAREAGVVRTSDPMQILAAAADGDPVAVRLLLHRARMVGRAAGLLLDVLNPDTVVVTEMGAVHREDCLAALREEVGPDRAAAVVPTSFPDSVLAVAGGSVALDVLYRDPLSMPSSTPSSSSSGSSPGPI